A stretch of Phaeodactylum tricornutum CCAP 1055/1 chromosome 26, whole genome shotgun sequence DNA encodes these proteins:
- a CDS encoding predicted protein, producing PFGKDLKRTLVQAGKLADQMGSTTVGSQHVFLALLEYSEGGWAVLVKMNVLDDTVTALDVCESLLQNMADQPDQARRELVTGAGGSGKMPTLTECGVDLTQQAEDGLLDPVYGRDDETRACVRTLIRRRKNNVCLIGEPVGVGKTAIAEGVAQILVDEKLCPARLKGHRLFSLELSNLVAGTKYRGEFEERLQSIIKEVTDPKAPPTILFIDEIHNLVGAGAAEGGMDAANLLKPALARGELQLIGATTIMEYRKYIEKDAALERRLQPVMVKEPSVVQTIDILQAVQSNYEKHHGVTYTSAALNAAATLSDRYMTDRFLPDKALDLLDEAGAIAHLEEPDEDVTPEVTEHTVAMVISEWSGIPMGKLETQEMDRLQALEGEMGRRVKGQGRAIRGVARAVRRARSGLRDPRRPVASFLFCGPTGTGKTELCKTLAETYYGSEKDMIRIDMSEYMEKHSVSRLTGPPPGYIGYEEGGQLTEAVRRAPHSVVLLDELEKAHGDVLNILLQVMEDGMLTDGKGRTINFKNSILVMTSNVGSRRILEVARSGRDSIVQKDHYLYAELAQVVKEELEREMKPELLNRIDEIIVFSPLSTGDLWMIAELIVAKISERALKEQKLELKIDRSVIERVMAEGSANADQFGARPMRRAAQRFVEDSLSDAIIQGFLQEGEGATVSLASKAS from the exons CCTTTCGGGAAGGATTTGAAACGGACTCTGGTACAGGCCGGCAAGCTCGCCGACCAAATGGGTTCCACCACGGTGGGATCGCAACACGTTTTCTTGGCACTCCTCGAATATTCCGAAGGTG GTTGGGCGGTACTCGTGAAAATGAACGTCCTGGACGATACCGTCACGGCGTTGGACGTTTGCGAATCGCTCCTGCAAAATATGGCCGACCAACCCGACCAAGCCCGCAGGGAACTAGTCACGGGCGCGGGTGGGTCGGGCAAGATGCCCACGCTTACGGAATGTGGAGTTGATCTGACGCAACAAGCTGAGGATGGATTGTTGGATCCGGTCTACGGAAGGGACGACGAAACACGAGCCTGTGTACGCACCTTGATTCGGCGGCGCAAAAACAATGTTTGTTTGATCGGTGAACCAG TAGGTGTTGGAAAG ACGGCCATCGCCGAGGGCGTCGCGCAGATTCTTGTGGACGAGAAGCTCTGTCCGGCCCGCCTCAAAGGCCATCGCCTCTTCAGTTTGGAACTATCCAATCTCGTGGCGGGCACCAAATACCGAGGAGAGTTCGAAGAACGGTTGCAGTCCATTATTAAGGAAGTCACCGACCCCAAGGCTCCGCCAACGATTCTTTTCATTGACGAAATTCACAATCTCGTGGGGGCAGGGGCGGCGGAAGGCGGCATGGATGCGGCTAATTTGCTCAAGCCCGCGCTCGCTCGGGGGGAACTGCAACTCATCGGGGCGACCACAATTATGGAGTACCGCAAATACATCGAAAAGGACGCAGCCTTGGAGCGCCGGTTGCAGCCGGTTATGGTCAAGGAACCGTCCGTTGTGCAGACCATTGATATTCTACAAGCCGTCCAGTCGAACTACGAAAAGCACCACGGGGTCACGTATACATCGGCTGCGctcaacgccgccgccacctTGTCCGATCGATACATGACCGATCGATTTTTGCCCGACAAAGCGTTGGATctgttggacgaagcggGGGCTATTGCGCACTTGGAAGAGCCCGATGAGGATGTCACACCGGAAGTAACGGAACATACCGTCGCGATGGTAATCAGTGAATGGTCCGGTATCCCCATGGGAAAACTGGAAACGCAAGAAATGGATCGTTTACAGGCACTCGAAGGTGAAATGGGACGTCGCGTCAAGGGACAGGGCCGGGCCATTCGTGGTGTAGCCCGTGCCGTCCGTCGGGCCCGGTCCGGATTGCGCGATCCACGCCGACCCGTCGCTTCGTTTTTGTTTTGTGGGCCGACCGGAACGGGCAAGACGGAATTGTGCAAGACACTGGCGGAGACCTACTATGGCTCGGAAAAGGACATGATTCGTATTGACATGTCGGAATACATGGAAAAGCATTCCGTGAGTCGGTTAACAGGGCCACCACCAGG ATACATTGGATACGAAGAAGGGGGTCAATTGACGGAGGCCGTACGCCGTGCACCACATTCGGTGGTGTTGCTcgacgaattggaaaagGCGCACGGAGACGTTCTCAATATTTTGCTCCAAGTTATGGAAGATGGGATGTTGACGGATGGTAAGGGCCGAACAATCAACTTCAAAAACTCCATTTTGGTCATGACTTCCAATGTGGGGAGCCGGCGGATTCTGGAAGTTGCTCGTTCTGGTA GGGACAGTATAGTCCAAAAAGATCATTACCTCTATGCTGAACTCGCTCAAGTCGTGAAGGAGGAGTTGGAAAGAGAAATGAAACCGGAGCTACTGAATCGAATTGATGAGATTATTGTTTTCTCGCCCCTCTCGACGGGCGACCTGTGGATGATCGCCGAGTTGATCGTTGCCAAAATTTCAGAAAGGGCATTAAAGGAACAAAAGCTGGAACTGAAGATTGATCGATCCGTGATAGAGCGAGTAATGGCCGAAGGAAGCGCCAACGCTGACCAGTTTGGTGCTCGTCCCATGCGCCGAGCGGCTCAGCGTTTTGTCGAAGACAGTCTGAGTGACGCGATCATTCAAGGTTTTCTTCAAGAAGGTGAAGGTGCTACCGTCTCTCTCGCGTCGAAGGCCTCC